The Oleidesulfovibrio alaskensis DSM 16109 genome has a segment encoding these proteins:
- a CDS encoding formyltransferase family protein, which translates to MRILNDIGMVLGDTSRSRVYLQALAAHGFVVAHAFLLPAGEKGRPGQLCDLQAQTHDTHEAPWGTVDLTLGVQGLLRTQAAACTVLPSGDINHPDVVDILAQAAQPVMIYSGFGGVILRQAVLGCGKRFLHVHGGYLPDYKGSTANYYSYLADGCCGASSIFMSDRIDSGPVLVRQRFLPQGSLRQVDHVLDACYRAQVLCSTLQLYLEHGSWPDAGCRGEGRVYYIMHPVLRHIAVCSSMKENHA; encoded by the coding sequence ATGCGGATTTTGAACGATATAGGCATGGTGCTGGGCGACACGTCGCGTTCGCGGGTATATCTGCAGGCGCTGGCTGCCCACGGCTTTGTGGTGGCTCATGCCTTTCTGCTGCCGGCCGGAGAAAAAGGCCGTCCGGGACAGCTGTGTGACCTGCAGGCTCAAACGCACGATACGCACGAGGCGCCGTGGGGCACGGTGGACCTGACTCTCGGCGTGCAGGGGCTGCTCCGGACGCAGGCGGCTGCCTGCACTGTTCTGCCTTCGGGTGATATCAATCATCCCGATGTGGTGGACATACTGGCGCAGGCCGCGCAGCCGGTGATGATCTATTCAGGCTTCGGGGGTGTTATTCTGCGGCAGGCGGTGCTGGGCTGCGGTAAGCGTTTTCTGCATGTGCATGGCGGGTACCTGCCGGACTATAAAGGCAGTACGGCAAATTATTACAGCTATCTGGCAGATGGCTGCTGCGGGGCGTCATCAATTTTCATGTCGGACAGGATAGATTCCGGACCGGTGCTGGTGCGGCAGCGTTTTCTGCCGCAGGGAAGCCTGCGGCAGGTGGACCATGTGCTTGATGCCTGCTACCGCGCGCAGGTGCTGTGCAGCACGCTGCAACTGTATCTTGAACACGGCAGCTGGCCGGATGCCGGATGCCGGGGCGAAGGGCGGGTGTATTACATAATGCACCCTGTGCTGCGCCATATAGCCGTATGCAGCAGCATGAAGGAGAACCATGCGTAA